From the Oceanispirochaeta sp. genome, the window TCCTGGCGTCCTCTCCCTTGAGATTCATGCCGTAACAGATATTCTTCTCCACATTCATATGGGGAAACAGGGCGTAATCCTGGAAGACCATGCCCACCCTCCTGAAGCGGGGGTCCATTTCCGTGATATTCCGGTCCCCCAGAAGGACTGTTCCCTGATCCAGAGGGTACAGCCCGGCAATGGACTTGAGGAGGGATGTTTTCCCGCAGCCGCTGGGCCCCAGAAGAGTGATCAATTTTCCCGAAGGCAAGTCCAGGCTGCAGTTGAGGTGGAACTCTCCCAGGGTGAGGTCTACATTATTCAGGGTCAGGTTCATATCATGTCTCCCAGCCTTCAAAGGCATCGATGAGGATAAAGGCGGCCGTACAGATCAGAATCAGAATGGTTCCCAGGGCACAGGCGCTGTAGAATTTATAGGTTCCGATCAGCTTCAGGATGGCAATGGGAATCGTGGGTATTCCTGCGTCTGAGAGGATCAGGGTCGCGTTGATTTCTCCCAGGGAAATGGCCAGAGCAAAGGCTCCTCCAGTGATCAGGCCGGGTCGTATCAGAGGCAGTTCTATGGTGATGAACTGCCGGATTCCCCCGGCTCCCATCAGCCGGGAGGCGTCGAGGAGGCTCTGTCTGATCCTTTTCATGGCGGGAGTGAGGCTTCGGAGGACGAAGGGCAGGGCAATCACCGTATGGGCCAGAATGATGGAGACAACAGGGGAGATCATTTCCAGTCTTCCCCCCCTGCGGAGCCAGAGGTATCCCATCCCCAGGACAACCGAAGAGACCCCCATGGGCATCATGATGAGTGATTCAATCATCCCCGAAAAGCGGAATCGGTACCGGGAGAGAATCCAGGATGTATAGGCTCCGATGGTCAGGGTTAAGACCAGTGTGGAAATGGCCAAAATCAGGCTGTTCCTGATGGAAGAGGCAAGAAGCAGGGCACTGGCGCCCCGGGCGGAACCGGGGGGTTGGAGCATCTCCCTGTACCAGCGGAGAGAGAGTCCGGGGGGGCTGGTCCTGGTGGTCTGCACCAGCAGGGACTGGACCATGACTGTCAGAATCGGACCAAAGATTATAAAAAGGACGACTACAAAATAGGCGGCACAGAGGATTCTGGTCGTCAGGGATGCATCCCGCCAATGACTCTTGCTTCCTCTCCAAACCTGTCTTTGAATGTTTGTGTTTTCCCGGTTGATGTAAAACCAGGTCAGAAACAGGGTCGCTGCGGTCTCCACCAGGGCCAGGGCGCCTCCTTTTCCGAAATCGAGGGAATATTTTACGAGTCTGTAGACTTCCACTTCCAGAGTGGAGTAGCGCGGACCACCCCCCAGAACCAGGACCACGGCAAAACTCATAAAACAGTAGAGAAAAATGAGAGACCCCGCACTGATCATCCCAGGCAGAAGCTGGGGGAGGGTGATGGTTCTGAAAATTCTGCCTTCAGAGGCCCCCATGGTGCGGGCAGCCTGAAGCTGGTTTTCTCCCAGTCCCTCCCACCAGGCGGCAATGAGACGCAGGGCGATGGGAAAGTTATAGAAGACATGGGCCAGGAGGATGGCTTTGAAGGAGTACAATACATCCAGAACAGGTTTATCCCTTCCCATGAGGGCCATCAGGGTTTTGTTGATGACTCCCTGGCGGCCCCAGAAAAGGATAAATCCCAGGACCACCAGGATGGAGGGCAGAATAAAGGGTATGGTGGTGAGGGCTTTCAGTATTTTTTTTCCCGGAAAATCCAGGTGGGAAAGAATCCATCCCCCCGGCAGGGCCACCAGGAGGGACAGGAGGGTACTCAGAAAGGCCTGCCCCATGGTAAAGACAAAGATCCTTCTGTAGTAGGGACTGAGAACAAGCTCTTTCAGCCAATCCAGGGTCCATCTGCTTTCTGACTGAAGACCCTTCATCAGCAGCACGGCTACGGGGAGGTAAAAAGTCAGAAAGAGAAAGAGGATCACCGGAAGGAGACGCAGCTCCCCCGGTTTCATCCCTTTGGGGATTTTCATCAGAGCCCTGATTTCTCAACCCAGGACTGAACCCACTCATTTTCCCCTTTACTGATCTCATCCTTGTCCAGCAG encodes:
- a CDS encoding iron ABC transporter permease; translated protein: MKIPKGMKPGELRLLPVILFLFLTFYLPVAVLLMKGLQSESRWTLDWLKELVLSPYYRRIFVFTMGQAFLSTLLSLLVALPGGWILSHLDFPGKKILKALTTIPFILPSILVVLGFILFWGRQGVINKTLMALMGRDKPVLDVLYSFKAILLAHVFYNFPIALRLIAAWWEGLGENQLQAARTMGASEGRIFRTITLPQLLPGMISAGSLIFLYCFMSFAVVLVLGGGPRYSTLEVEVYRLVKYSLDFGKGGALALVETAATLFLTWFYINRENTNIQRQVWRGSKSHWRDASLTTRILCAAYFVVVLFIIFGPILTVMVQSLLVQTTRTSPPGLSLRWYREMLQPPGSARGASALLLASSIRNSLILAISTLVLTLTIGAYTSWILSRYRFRFSGMIESLIMMPMGVSSVVLGMGYLWLRRGGRLEMISPVVSIILAHTVIALPFVLRSLTPAMKRIRQSLLDASRLMGAGGIRQFITIELPLIRPGLITGGAFALAISLGEINATLILSDAGIPTIPIAILKLIGTYKFYSACALGTILILICTAAFILIDAFEGWET